One Coregonus clupeaformis isolate EN_2021a unplaced genomic scaffold, ASM2061545v1 scaf0805, whole genome shotgun sequence genomic window, AAACGGTCGGGCAAATTGACATTCAATGATGAGACCACCCACTCTCACCATTAGTAAGATCATGTGCACCACTCTTGACAGAGGCAAATAGGTCAAGCTATAATGCTTTATCTCCAGTTAATGCTAGTGGAATGAGCACTGTGCTCAACAGTTCCTGCTATAGTGGATAAAAATGTCAAGGGATGAAATACTGTATATAAAGCCATGtttaacactaaaacactatcaATGAAAGTAACTAATCAGAGAGATTAAGTAGATCTAATGAACAATAACACTTCTAGATTTGACACAATTAAGTTggatctttaaaaatatatatatatgctggACTTAATATATTATTGTTTGTGAAAACACTAAAAGGTGAGTATCTGATACGTAAAAATACATCATGTTGGAAATTCTCAAAAAAGCTATTGCAAATAGTTGCCTCAATGATTTTAAGTGGAACTAGCACAATATTTTTTACAGTGTAATGTGGCTCATATAGCGAGGATCGCTACACTATCTAGCAAGGTAGCATGCTACATAGCTAACTTTAGCATCCACCTCCCTACTTTTAGAATTTCTCTTCAGAATCATAGTACAAAAGCACTTTTCACCAGGAATGATGTTTTATTGTTGAGCAGCTAAATGTACATAGCTACTCAACAAAACATTCTTTCAGGAGAAAATAAGTAGCAGGAGCACTTCAGGTATTCCACAAGAACCACACCTGCTCTTAGAGGAGAATCAGGGTGTCTGACCTGATGAAGACGATATACATTGATGTATTTTAATAACGTTTTAGCCCATACATTAAAGGGTTTTTAACTTTCAAAGCCTCAATAGTGCCTGGACTTTGATTTTTTATGCCACTTATCACCTATTTGTGGTTATAATTGTTCCTTTTTGCTTTTCAAAACAAATAATTCAGTTAGTCTTTAAATCCCTCATTTAATACTACACTGAGTTACACAATTCAATTCAAGCAACAATCACTATTAACAGCTTTACAAAATACTAATACTTGTGTTAATTTGATTTGTGTTTTCAGTTTTGAATCCAGGGGCCCAGAGACGCAACAGTGTGGATTTATTGCCCCCTGCGAGTGAGTGATCAATAAAATATCAACCTGATTTTTTTCAACTGATTTTTGATTTCTCTGTCTAGATTGAAGAGTTGTGCATTTATGTTGTTCTGTTGTAATATGGTCCCTAATGATGATGGTGTAATACTGaaagaaaagaaaacaaaaatgttaGTGTCAACATTTTCAACAATGTTTTATAGCGAACATTTTAAATAAGATTGTGGTGGTGTTTATTTTACAGTGTCTGAAAGTGCTACAGAGCTAAGGATTGTGCTGCTCAGCAAGAATGGCTCTGAGAAGAGTGCTGTTGGAAACTTCATCCTGGAAAGAGGGGCATTTGACCCCAACTATGTACAAAACCACTGTGAGAGAGCCAGGGGTCACGTGGAGGGAAGACACATAGCTGTGATCAACACTCCAGACCTGTTAGACCCTCACATCTCACATGACAAACTCTTAGAGGAACTGCGTTGGTGTGTCACTCTGTCTTACCCAGGACCTCATGTGTTCCTGTTGGTCCTGCAGCCTGAGGAGTTCACACAACCAGAGGGAGACAGAATCAGGAAAATTCTACACACCCTCAGTGACCGGTCCTTTGACTACTCAATGGTACTGACAACTCATGAAGACAGGAGGGGACACATGCATGATGATCACCCTCTGAATCAGATGGTCAGAGAATGTAGAGGGAGGCAGTACGTCATGCACCTCAGTGACCGCACTCAACTTATGGCAGATGTTGACAAGATTGTAAAGGAGAATGGAGGAGGCTATCTCACCTGTGAGCTCAAATCTTCCTCTGAAGAAGAACTTGGAAAGGATTTTTTGAAACATGGTGAATCAGCACAATTTGACAATTGGGAGAAAATTAGAGAAATTGGTAAGTATACAGACAGCACAAAACTGATAGTGAGATGAGCATTGAATACCACTGACAATGAACTTTTGTTTCATTATGACTGGTTTAAATGGACTGCAAAGAGGAAGTCACTGAAATTGATAGTGTCAACTTTTTTTCAGGATTGGTAGCACttaagaaagaaagaggggagcCAAGCAGTCAAGAAAAATGTGGTGGGTAAAATTCAGTAGTTATACACCATATTGCAACTATTTTCTATTAAAGAGAGAGAGCTACGGCTCGGTAAGGATTTTTTGTCGTTAGGACACATTTTCATTATTGGTGTTTCTGCTTTCAAAATTTCTATCCTGATAGGCAAATATGGTACAAAAGCTGTGTAGGTAGACATGaccaaataaaatatatatacgtTTTATTATTCACTTAAGTCCATTTCAATATTATGCCGACCTCCATTCCCAACGTGTTTGTATCTCTGAGGTCATATTGTACTTTAAAGTCTAGTATAATGCTCATGTCAttgttgttttaacacttttaACGATTAGAATGTGGTATGAGCTCACAGTTCATAAACCAACAGCATCTATCAATTTGAGGTCATTGCTCCCTCAGGTGGATACAAAGAGAAATGCGGCTCACCATTTAGAGATCATTTTTGAGGTGCTGCATAGTGCAGCGATGTGccgtatagagccccacagtggaggtgccataatacccataaaacctagcggtcaaacagggaaatggttccaatcgtttttccaccattcatttttcccataggggattttagaaacacttaaattAAGGGcggtgttttgtgtaggcttaccctggcgtgatgttttgataaccatgtaaatgtctctcggacaaggtgacttttatcaatatattcggctctatttactctcagattcgaaaatgctaattagcatcaaagtagacatcatgcaaactacaaatccctgcaagctacTGCACGTCAtatatttgtcacgccctggccttgagagcccgggTTTTTttggttggtttggtcagggtgtgaatttctgtGGACattctatgttattgtatttctatgtttggccgggtgtggttctcaatcagaggcagctgtcgatcgttgtctctgattggggatcatacttacagtggggaaaaaagtatttagtcagccaccaattgtgcaagttctcccacttaaaaagatgaaagaggcctgtaattttcatcatatgtacacgtcaactatgacagacaaattgaggaaaaaaaatccagaaaatcacattgtaggattttttatgaatttgtttgcaaattatggtggaaaataagtatttggtcacctacaaacaagcaagatttctggctctcacagacctgtaacttcttctttaagaggctcctctgtcgtccactcgttacctgtattaatggcacctgtttgaagttgttatcagtataaaagacacctgtccacaacctcaaacagtcacactccaaactccactatggccaagaccaaagagctgtcaaaggacaccagaaacaaaatggtagacctgcaccaggctgggaagactgaatctgcaataggtatgcagcttggtttgaagaaatcaactgtgggagcaattattaggaaatggaagacatacaagaccactgataatctccctcgatctggggctccacgcaagatctcaccctgtggggtcaaaatgatcagaagaacggtgagcaaaaatcccagaaccacacgggggaacctagtgaatgaccagcagagagctgggaccaaagtaacaaagcctaccatcagtaacacactacgccgccagggactcaaatcctgcagtgccagacgtgtccccctgcttaagccagtacatgtccaggcccgtctgaagtttgctagagtgcatttggatgatccagaagaggattgggagaatgtcatatggtcagatgaaaccaaaatagaacttttttggtaaaaactcaactcgtcgtgtttggagaacaaagaatgctgagttgcatccaaagaacaccatacctactgtgaagcatgggggtggaaacatcatgctttggggctgtttttctgcaaagggaccaggacgactgatccgtgtaaaggaaagaatgaatggggccatgtatcgtgagattttgagtgaaaacatccttccatcagcaagggcattgaagatgaaacgtggctgggtctttcagcatgacaatgatcccaaatacaccgcccgggcaacaaaggagtggcttcgtaagaagcatttcaacgtcctggagtggcctagccagtctccagatctcaaccccatagaaaatctttggagggagttgaaagtccgtgttgcccagcgacagccccaaatcatcactgctctagaggagatctgcatggaggaatgggccaaaataccagcaacagtgtgtgaaaaccttgtgaagacttacagaaaacgtttgacctgtgtcattgccaacaaagggtatataacgaagtattgagaaacttttgttattgaccaaatacttattttccaccataatttgcaaataaattcattaaaaatcctacaatgtgattttctggaattttttttctcaatttgtctgtcatagttgacgtgtacctatgatgaaaattacaggcctctctcatctttttaagtgggagaacttgcacaattggtggctgactaaatactttttttccccactgtaggtagcctgattgcctaccttagttgtgggatcttgactctggtttggcttgtttgtgtttAGCCTTTGTGAGCATCACGTTACGTTGGATTTGCTAATTTGTCGAGTGTTTATCAgttctaataaacatgtacgcataccacgctgcaccttggtctgacccgtctctcaacgatcgtgacaatattacacctttgctaacaggtatcgtgtcaatttaaaacttgcaaagttcacagaattgtccatttaaagaaatgttggCAATGTATTGATTACTACATTTAgataacattagatagttaatccagagattcttacctaagcctacacaacacacagcccttattttaagtgtttctaaaaacgattggaaccatttccctgtttgaccgctaggttttatgggtattatgacacctccactgtggggctctatggtGGCCATTAAATATGGCGCTTTGGCGTACAATGTGAGGGATACCAGGGGAATCACTGCGCAAAATAAAATGCTGGAACTGTACTCACTCAATATTACTGACTACTACTGTCAAGCTTTTTGTTCACAAGCATTGGGAGAAAAACCTTACTAATTCGAAACAGGGACAATACTCCAGTGCACAAATTTGGTAAACTGGTAAACTACATTTTGTTTAAATGCATATCCTTATATTAATCAATCTTACATGTGTTTTACAGTGTCTTCACTCAGGATTGTGCTTCTGGGGAAGAGTGATGACAAGAAGAATGTAGTGGGTAACATGATCCTACAGAATGAGGCTTTTAAGTCTGCTCGTTTCTCTAAAAAGCAATGTGAGTCAGCCAATGGGAAGGTGGAGGGCAAGTATGTTACTGTTGTAAAAACTCCAGACTTATTTTCTCTGACTGTGGAGTCCCTGATGCAGGAGATGGAGAAATGTAAGTCCCTCTCTGCTCCTGGGCCTCATGGGATCCTGCTGGTGTTGAAGCCTGAGGAGTTCACAGAGGAGAACAGAAACACATTGAAGTTGATCCTGAGCATATTTGGTAAAGAGGCCTTCAAGCACTCAATGGTGATCATTACTCACAAGGAAGTCGCAGGAAATCCTCATCTGAGTCAAATGGTCATAGAATGTGGAGGAAGGCTTCATGAAATTATCAAACAAGGAAGTCACCACAAAGAGTTAACTGAAAAGATCGAAAAGATGGTAGAGGAGAATGAATGGAGATACCTCATCTACAATGAAGAGACGACACGTGATACCATGACACCAAAGGCTCAGAGACTGAACGTGGTGCTGTGTGGCAGAAGAGGAGCTGGGAAGACTTCTATAGCCAATGCCATACTGGGTCAGAGAGAGTCCAGTCCAAAGTCCAGCTCCTCCTCAGTGTGtgtgaagagagaaggagaggtgtgTGGTCGGCCGGTCACCCTCATCGAGCTGCCTGCTCTGTATAGAACACATCTCATTCAGGAGGAAGTGATGCGTGAGACTTaccgctgtgtctctctctgtgactcTGGAGTCCATGCTTTCCTCCTGGTCGTACCTTTGGGTCCACTCACTGATGAAGACAAAGGAGAGTTAGAGACCATCCAGAAGATTCTCAGCTCACGAGTCAATGACTTTGTCATGGTCCTGTTTAGACAGGATTGCATTCCagttgataaaactgcagttGACTTTGTGGAACAAAATGCAGACACAAAGCAACTGATCAAGATATGCGGAGGGCGGTATAAAATCTTTGACGCTTTGAAGATTGAGAACGCCAAGCAGACGCTTGTAGCAGAAATAGTCAAAATGATGGATCAAAACAAGACATGCTACACTCTGTACATGTATATGGAGGCACAGGAGGCTAAGCATCAATCAGAACTGGACGAAAATAACAGAATAATCAAGGATTTAGAGCAGAAAATCAGCAACATGTCAAAAGGTGAGTTTGTTGAACACAGGGATGAACAAATATTGGGCAGTGATTGGGAAAGCAAACATTTCACAGTGTGAATCTTCTATGTTGATTTCAATATCAGTTCATGCAGTAATTAACATTAATTTATGATCATTTATTGTTTAATTTGTAGGTGCTGAAATGGAGTGCTCCAGCACAGAGTGCGTGAGGGTGGTGCTGATTGGGAAAACTGGAAATGGGAAGAGCGCCTCCGCAAACACTATCCTGGGTAGAGATGCATTTGAGTCTGAATCCAGCACTGACTCTGTGACAATAGTTTGCAAGAAGGCAGTCGGTAAAGTTGATGGAAGAACAGTTGCTGTGGTGGACACCCCTGGCCTTTTTGACACAACATTGTCTAATAAAGATGTTCAGCAAGAGATAGTGAAATGTGTTTCCCTGTCAGCTCCTGGACCCCATGTGTTTATCATAGTGTTGACTATCGGGAGAATCACGAAAGAGGAACTGGACACTTTGGACATCATAGAGACAACCTTTGGTCCACGGGCAGGAATGTTCTGCTTAGTTCTGTTTACTAGAGGAGATGACTTGGGAAAGAAATCAATTGAAGAATACATTGGGGTGGGCAAGAATGCCAAAGTGAACAAACTGATCAGAGATTGTGGAGGCAGACTCCATGTCTTCAACAACAGAATTGAAGATGACCGCACACAGGTCACTGAGCTTCTTAAGAAGATTAATGAAATGGTGTCCACGAACAAGGGCAGTTTCTACACCAATGAGATGTTCCAGGAGGCAGAGGCAGCCATTAAACAGAAACAGGAAGCAatactgaaggagagagagatggagattaaGGCTGACATGGAGAAACTGAAGGTCAGCCATGAAACAGCCATGGAAAAGATGAAGTCAAAGTTGGAAGAGGAGAGATTGAAAGTTCAGGAGGAAAGACAGCTGAGAGAaaacatgttgagagagagagaggaagctattaGAAAAGAGCATGAAGAAAAGGAGAAAGCAGAGAAGGAAGAAAGAAAGTTGAAGGACAAGAAAAAGAAAGAAGATGAAAAGTTGAAAAAAGAAACATGGGCCACAGAAAAAGAGAAGATGGAAAAAGAGATACAATCTCAGAACAAAGAGTTGGAAAAACAACaaagagaaaaggagaaagaATATAAAATGAGAATGGAACAacagagaaaggaagagaaagacagagaagaaTTGGTTAAAAATCAAGAAAGGCAGTTTGCAGAACTGAAAAGGAAACAGGATGAAGaaatggaaaagagagagaaagaagaggatgagaggaggaaacatgaagagaaagaaagacaagaGTGGCAAAGCAAAATAGAGGAAGCAGAGAAAGGTCAAACAGAACTCCAAGAGGTCATGCGTAGAAAAAAAGAGGAATGGGAGGAAAAGttgaagaaagaaagagatagacaACAGGAAGAAGAAAGGCTGAGGAGACAGAAGGAGGTAGAAACTCTTGGAGAACAAGAGAAAAAACAGAGGAGATTGAGAGAGGAgtttgaaagagagagggaacaagagaGAATAAAGATGAAGGAatcagaagagaagaggagagaaatagagtgCAAAGAAAGAGACCGAATAGAAAAATACTTTGAAGAAAAGAGTAGAGagttgacagacaaaatgaaaatgcAGCAAGATCAGTGGGACAAAGAACGTAGTGAGGAACAGGAAAGAAGATTTAAAGAGGAGGTAAAtcgaggagtggaggagagactaAGACTAAGAAAACTGGAGG contains:
- the LOC121581664 gene encoding GTPase IMAP family member 9-like — translated: MVLFRQDCIPVDKTAVDFVEQNADTKQLIKICGGRYKIFDALKIENAKQTLVAEIVKMMDQNKTCYTLYMYMEAQEAKHQSELDENNRIIKDLEQKISNMSKGAEMECSSTECVRVVLIGKTGNGKSASANTILGRDAFESESSTDSVTIVCKKAVGKVDGRTVAVVDTPGLFDTTLSNKDVQQEIVKCVSLSAPGPHVFIIVLTIGRITKEELDTLDIIETTFGPRAGMFCLVLFTRGDDLGKKSIEEYIGVGKNAKVNKLIRDCGGRLHVFNNRIEDDRTQVTELLKKINEMVSTNKGSFYTNEMFQEAEAAIKQKQEAILKEREMEIKADMEKLKVSHETAMEKMKSKLEEERLKVQEERQLRENMLREREEAIRKEHEEKEKAEKEERKLKDKKKKEDEKLKKETWATEKEKMEKEIQSQNKDDLSSS